Proteins co-encoded in one Synechococcus elongatus PCC 6301 genomic window:
- a CDS encoding AMP-dependent synthetase/ligase, translating into MTGTALAQPRAITPHEQQLLAKLKSYRDIQSLSQIWGRAASQFGSMPALVAPHAKPAITLSYQELAIQIQAFAAGLLALGVPTSTADDFPPRLAQFADNSPRWLIADQGTLLAGAANAVRGAQAEVSELLYVLEDSGSIGLIVEDAALLKKLQPGLASLSLQFVIVLSDEVVEIDSLRVVGFSDVLEMGRSLPAPEPILQLDRLATLIYTSGTTGRPKGVMLSHGNLLHQVTTLGVVVQPQPGDTVLSILPTWHSYERACEYFLLSQGCTQVYTTLRNVKQDIRQYRPQFMVSVPRLWESIYEGVQKQFREQPAKKRRLIDTFFGLSQRYVLARRRWQGLDLLALNQSPAQRLAEGVRMLALAPLHKLGDRLVYGKVREATGGRIRQVISGGGSLALHLDTFFEIVGVDLLVGYGLTETSPVLTGRRPWHNLRGSAGQPIPGTAIRIVDPETKENRPSGDRGLVLAKGPQIMQGYFNKPEATAKAIDAEGWFDTGDLGYIVGEGNLVLTGRAKDTIVLTNGENIEPQPIEDACLRSSYISQIMLVGQDRKSLGALIVPNQEAIALWASEQGISQTDLQGVVQKLIREELNREVRDRPGYRIDDRIGPFRLIEEPFSMENGQLTQTLKIRSNVVAEHYAAMIDGMFESAS; encoded by the coding sequence GTGACTGGAACCGCCCTCGCGCAACCCCGCGCCATTACGCCCCACGAACAGCAGCTTTTGGCCAAACTGAAAAGCTATCGCGATATCCAAAGCTTGTCGCAAATTTGGGGACGTGCTGCCAGTCAATTTGGATCGATGCCGGCTTTGGTTGCACCCCATGCCAAACCAGCGATCACCCTCAGTTATCAAGAATTGGCGATTCAGATCCAAGCGTTTGCAGCCGGACTGCTCGCGCTGGGAGTGCCTACCTCCACAGCCGATGACTTTCCGCCTCGCTTGGCGCAGTTTGCGGATAACAGCCCCCGCTGGTTGATTGCTGACCAAGGCACGTTGCTGGCAGGGGCTGCCAATGCGGTGCGCGGCGCCCAAGCTGAAGTATCGGAGCTGCTCTACGTCTTAGAGGACAGCGGTTCGATCGGCTTGATTGTCGAAGACGCGGCGCTGCTGAAGAAACTACAGCCTGGTTTAGCGTCACTATCGCTGCAGTTTGTGATCGTGCTCAGCGATGAAGTAGTCGAGATCGACAGCCTGCGCGTCGTTGGTTTTAGTGACGTGCTGGAGATGGGGCGATCGCTGCCGGCACCGGAGCCAATTTTGCAGCTCGATCGCTTAGCCACTTTGATCTATACCTCGGGCACCACAGGCCGACCGAAGGGCGTGATGCTTTCTCACGGCAACCTGCTGCACCAAGTCACAACATTAGGTGTGGTTGTGCAGCCGCAACCTGGCGACACCGTGCTGAGTATTTTGCCGACTTGGCACTCCTACGAGCGAGCTTGTGAATATTTCCTGCTCTCCCAGGGCTGCACACAGGTCTACACGACGCTGCGCAATGTCAAACAAGACATCCGGCAGTATCGGCCGCAGTTCATGGTCAGTGTGCCGCGCCTCTGGGAATCGATCTACGAGGGCGTGCAGAAGCAGTTTCGCGAGCAACCGGCGAAGAAACGTCGCTTGATCGATACCTTCTTTGGCTTGAGTCAACGCTATGTTTTGGCACGGCGCCGCTGGCAAGGACTGGATTTGCTGGCACTGAACCAATCCCCAGCCCAGCGCCTCGCTGAGGGTGTCCGGATGTTGGCGCTAGCACCGTTGCATAAGCTGGGCGATCGCCTCGTCTACGGCAAAGTACGAGAAGCCACGGGTGGCCGAATTCGGCAGGTGATCAGTGGCGGTGGCTCACTGGCACTGCACCTCGATACCTTCTTCGAAATTGTTGGTGTTGATTTGCTGGTGGGTTATGGCTTGACAGAAACCTCACCAGTGCTGACGGGGCGACGGCCTTGGCACAACCTACGGGGTTCGGCCGGTCAGCCGATTCCAGGTACGGCGATTCGGATCGTCGATCCTGAAACGAAGGAAAACCGACCCAGTGGCGATCGCGGCTTGGTGCTGGCGAAAGGGCCGCAAATCATGCAGGGCTACTTCAATAAACCCGAGGCGACCGCGAAAGCGATCGATGCCGAAGGTTGGTTTGACACCGGCGACTTAGGCTACATCGTCGGTGAAGGCAACTTGGTGCTAACGGGGCGCGCTAAGGACACGATCGTGCTGACCAATGGCGAAAACATTGAACCCCAGCCGATTGAAGATGCCTGCCTACGAAGTTCCTATATCAGCCAAATCATGTTGGTGGGACAAGACCGCAAGAGTTTGGGGGCGTTGATTGTGCCCAATCAAGAGGCGATCGCACTCTGGGCCAGCGAACAGGGCATCAGCCAAACCGATCTGCAGGGAGTGGTACAGAAGCTGATTCGCGAGGAACTGAACCGCGAAGTGCGCGATCGCCCGGGCTACCGCATCGACGATCGCATTGGACCATTCCGCCTCATCGAAGAACCGTTCAGCATGGAAAATGGCCAGCTAACCCAAACCCTGAAAATCCGTAGCAACGTTGTCGCGGAACACTACGCGGCTATGATCGACGGGATGTTTGAATCGGCGAGTTAA
- a CDS encoding NIL domain-containing protein — protein MSSDTATTELRIRLCIPEPRRNEPIIYTLITEYQLQVNIAAATMGANGIGEGWFDLSLAGPSERIEEAIAYLRTNGLEVWTESEPTDW, from the coding sequence ATGAGTTCTGACACTGCGACAACGGAGCTGCGGATCCGCCTTTGCATTCCTGAGCCTCGTCGCAATGAGCCCATCATCTACACGCTGATTACGGAATACCAACTGCAAGTCAACATTGCAGCGGCGACCATGGGAGCCAATGGCATCGGCGAGGGCTGGTTTGATCTCAGCTTGGCAGGCCCCTCTGAGCGTATTGAAGAGGCGATCGCCTACCTGCGTACCAATGGGTTAGAAGTCTGGACTGAGTCTGAGCCCACGGATTGGTAA
- the aroQ gene encoding type II 3-dehydroquinate dehydratase, with product MLKILVLHGPNLNLLGLREPTIYGQTTLAEIDADLIQLGQTLGVDVSTLQSNHEGVLVDAIHTAREHQDGLVINAGAYTHTSVAIRDAIAGTQIPTVEVHLSNIHKREAFRHHSYLAPVVVGQICGFGPDSYRLGLQAIVNHLQALATV from the coding sequence TTGCTGAAAATTCTTGTCTTGCATGGCCCCAACCTCAACCTCTTGGGGCTGAGAGAGCCGACAATCTACGGCCAAACAACGCTGGCTGAAATTGATGCCGACCTAATTCAACTGGGTCAGACTCTTGGGGTTGACGTTTCAACACTCCAAAGCAACCACGAGGGCGTCTTGGTCGATGCCATCCACACAGCGCGGGAGCATCAAGACGGTCTTGTGATCAATGCCGGTGCTTACACCCACACCAGTGTGGCGATTCGAGACGCGATCGCGGGCACCCAAATTCCGACGGTGGAAGTCCATCTCAGCAATATCCACAAGCGCGAAGCCTTTCGGCATCATTCCTATCTAGCCCCCGTTGTGGTTGGCCAGATTTGCGGCTTTGGCCCCGATAGTTACCGGCTTGGACTGCAGGCAATCGTCAACCACTTGCAAGCCCTAGCAACGGTATGA
- a CDS encoding tRNA-(ms[2]io[6]A)-hydroxylase: MTATVLPEAPATIRFLQTPSSEAWLEQALANFEIVLLDHSHCERKAAGVALSLISRYPSDAKLVRTLTAIAREELEHFEQVNSLLEAQGIPLQALPAPPYAAGLHKAIRRTEPDRLLDQLLVAALIEARSHERLGLLAAHLPDAAIAGFYRALMASEARHFGAYWLLAVERFPRSQVDKRLQELATLESQLLSNLHPQPRVHS; this comes from the coding sequence ATGACAGCCACGGTTCTACCAGAAGCACCCGCCACGATCCGCTTTTTGCAAACGCCCAGTTCCGAGGCTTGGCTTGAGCAAGCTTTGGCAAATTTTGAGATAGTGCTGCTCGACCATTCCCACTGCGAACGGAAGGCGGCTGGAGTTGCCCTCAGCCTGATCAGCCGCTATCCCAGTGATGCCAAGCTGGTGCGGACGCTGACTGCGATCGCCCGTGAGGAGCTGGAGCATTTCGAACAGGTCAATAGCCTCTTAGAAGCTCAAGGCATTCCGCTGCAAGCGCTGCCAGCCCCACCCTACGCCGCTGGTCTGCATAAAGCTATACGACGGACTGAGCCCGATCGCTTGTTGGATCAACTCTTGGTTGCGGCTTTGATTGAAGCGCGCAGCCATGAACGCTTGGGATTATTGGCAGCTCATTTGCCCGATGCCGCGATCGCTGGTTTTTATCGGGCACTGATGGCCTCGGAAGCACGACATTTCGGCGCTTATTGGCTGCTGGCGGTGGAACGTTTTCCGCGATCGCAGGTGGATAAGCGCTTGCAAGAACTGGCAACGCTAGAAAGTCAGCTGCTGAGCAACTTGCATCCTCAGCCACGCGTACACAGCTAA
- a CDS encoding GNAT family N-acetyltransferase translates to MDAIAVGSVTLRPWQPSDRETAAQLIAQVLAEYGLGWEPEGADRDVIEVEQAYWQTGGVFWVLEQGDRLVGTGAFYPLPMRGEGAAEIRKMYLLPEVRGQGLGRALLQRLEQAIAEAGYRQIWIETSSLLKEAVSLYESAGYQPTTEVHTLRCDRVYCKSLSP, encoded by the coding sequence ATGGATGCGATCGCAGTTGGCTCCGTGACACTGCGCCCTTGGCAGCCGAGCGATCGCGAGACAGCAGCGCAATTGATTGCTCAAGTATTGGCGGAGTATGGCTTGGGCTGGGAGCCGGAGGGAGCCGATCGCGATGTGATCGAGGTTGAGCAAGCCTACTGGCAAACCGGCGGTGTTTTCTGGGTGCTGGAGCAGGGCGATCGACTCGTGGGGACGGGAGCCTTTTACCCGCTGCCCATGCGGGGGGAAGGAGCAGCCGAAATCCGCAAGATGTATCTGCTGCCAGAAGTGCGCGGGCAAGGGCTCGGTCGGGCCTTGCTCCAGCGATTGGAGCAAGCGATCGCTGAGGCGGGTTATCGGCAAATTTGGATCGAAACCAGTTCGTTGCTCAAAGAAGCGGTGAGTCTCTACGAGTCAGCAGGCTATCAACCGACAACGGAGGTCCACACGCTGCGCTGCGATCGCGTCTACTGCAAATCGCTGTCCCCATAA
- a CDS encoding DNA polymerase III subunit gamma/tau, with amino-acid sequence MAYEPLHHKYRPQCFADLVGQEAIARTLSQALAQQRIAPAYLFTGPRGTGKTSSARILAKSLNCQQSTVPTASPCGECEACRAIARGNALDVIEIDAASNTGVDNIRELIERAQFAPVQCRFKVYVIDECHMLSTAAFNALLKTLEEPPDRVVFVLATTDPQRVLPTIISRCQRFDFRRIPLQAMTDHLQVIAQKESIEIEPTAIALVAQLAQGGLRDAESLLDQLGLLPPPVTPEAVWDLLGAVPERQLLQLLEAIAANDPEALLTLIRQLLDRGREPLTVLQNLTAFSRDLLIARTAPQRRDLTTVTEATWQELCTFAEDWTPEQILQLQQHLRQSELQIKNTTQPRLWLEVALLGLLPSAQAPVTTAPPAIAAPVTRPVSIPAAVVPAETPSSPAAVAPVAIPVAPAVTTTPPEVPAIAAAAPEPLNLEELWQRVLINIASRGTQMLLQQQGRLLRCQAGQAVVSVPPNWLSIVQGKRNLLAEAFQTVLGQAIAVELESSSGTDPNPVSLPPPPVVIEMPRSPASPAVTPRSAPPSEPIAAAPRQPAIATIAPPPVAVAPPVPPPAPSPPIPQSKPVAIATSPSKSPEVVPAPQLETPPAALRPLADWELDPGLKAARSLAQFFNGEVVSDRESESDTSEAVVEPDVDF; translated from the coding sequence ATGGCCTACGAACCGCTGCATCACAAATATCGGCCGCAATGCTTTGCTGATTTGGTAGGGCAAGAGGCGATCGCGCGAACCCTCAGCCAAGCGCTGGCCCAGCAGCGAATTGCCCCTGCTTATCTATTCACAGGTCCACGCGGCACAGGGAAAACCTCCAGCGCCCGCATTCTGGCGAAATCGCTGAATTGTCAGCAAAGCACCGTGCCTACGGCAAGTCCCTGCGGTGAATGTGAAGCCTGTCGAGCGATCGCACGGGGCAACGCGCTGGATGTCATTGAGATTGATGCAGCATCCAACACGGGTGTCGATAACATCCGTGAGCTGATTGAACGCGCCCAGTTCGCGCCGGTGCAGTGTCGCTTCAAGGTCTACGTGATCGACGAGTGTCACATGCTTAGCACGGCAGCCTTTAATGCCCTGCTCAAAACCTTGGAAGAACCGCCCGATCGCGTGGTGTTTGTGCTGGCAACCACCGATCCGCAGCGCGTGTTGCCGACGATTATTTCCCGTTGTCAGCGCTTTGACTTTCGCCGCATTCCCCTGCAGGCGATGACAGATCACCTGCAAGTCATTGCCCAGAAAGAATCCATTGAAATCGAGCCGACAGCGATCGCCTTGGTGGCGCAACTGGCTCAAGGTGGTCTGCGCGATGCTGAGAGTCTGCTTGATCAACTAGGACTGCTGCCGCCTCCCGTCACACCGGAAGCCGTCTGGGATCTACTCGGGGCGGTGCCGGAACGTCAGCTGCTACAACTGCTGGAAGCGATCGCCGCGAACGATCCAGAAGCCCTGTTGACGCTGATTCGGCAACTGCTCGATCGCGGTCGCGAACCGTTGACGGTACTGCAAAATCTGACTGCCTTCAGTCGCGATCTGCTGATTGCTAGGACGGCTCCCCAGCGCCGCGACTTAACCACGGTCACGGAAGCGACTTGGCAAGAACTCTGCACTTTTGCGGAAGATTGGACACCGGAACAGATTCTGCAATTGCAACAACACCTGCGGCAGTCTGAACTCCAGATCAAAAACACGACGCAGCCCCGCCTCTGGCTGGAAGTCGCTTTACTCGGGTTGCTGCCCAGCGCTCAAGCTCCCGTAACGACTGCACCGCCGGCGATCGCTGCTCCAGTTACCCGACCCGTGAGTATTCCTGCAGCAGTAGTCCCTGCCGAAACACCGTCCAGTCCTGCAGCCGTAGCGCCAGTTGCGATTCCTGTGGCTCCAGCAGTAACAACCACCCCGCCAGAAGTGCCGGCGATCGCGGCTGCCGCGCCAGAACCGCTCAATCTCGAAGAACTCTGGCAACGCGTTTTAATCAACATCGCCTCGCGAGGGACGCAAATGCTGTTGCAGCAGCAAGGGCGTTTGTTGCGCTGCCAAGCCGGTCAAGCTGTGGTCAGCGTGCCGCCCAACTGGCTCTCGATAGTTCAGGGTAAGCGCAATCTCCTGGCCGAAGCGTTTCAAACTGTTTTGGGTCAAGCGATCGCTGTGGAGTTGGAGTCCAGCAGCGGCACAGATCCTAATCCCGTTAGTTTGCCGCCGCCACCAGTTGTAATCGAGATGCCGCGATCGCCTGCTTCACCTGCCGTGACGCCCCGATCGGCTCCCCCCTCTGAACCGATCGCAGCAGCCCCCCGTCAGCCCGCGATCGCGACGATCGCGCCGCCGCCAGTGGCAGTCGCTCCACCAGTTCCCCCGCCTGCTCCATCCCCACCGATTCCACAATCAAAACCGGTTGCGATCGCTACCAGCCCATCCAAATCCCCCGAGGTTGTGCCAGCGCCTCAGCTTGAAACACCGCCCGCAGCACTCCGCCCGCTAGCCGATTGGGAACTGGATCCGGGGCTGAAAGCAGCTAGAAGTTTGGCACAGTTTTTCAATGGCGAAGTGGTCAGCGATCGCGAGTCTGAGAGTGACACCAGCGAGGCTGTTGTTGAACCAGATGTCGATTTCTAG
- a CDS encoding tetratricopeptide repeat protein — MSFTETPESLFEDGIHRYQAGEPPADLVPVFQSICDRQPRSSASWTCLSWLYLLLDEPRQAMKAAQRAVKLNPQDPQARVNLALAMLETDTKGVRQHIDIALRVITVSAELRQDLRESLADGQKRKPNWPSLDRVQHWLFPI; from the coding sequence ATGAGTTTTACTGAAACCCCCGAATCTCTGTTTGAAGACGGTATCCATCGCTATCAAGCCGGTGAACCGCCAGCAGATTTGGTGCCCGTATTTCAGTCGATCTGCGATCGCCAGCCCCGCAGCAGTGCCTCTTGGACCTGCCTGTCTTGGCTGTATTTGCTGCTTGATGAACCGCGCCAAGCGATGAAAGCCGCCCAACGGGCAGTCAAGCTCAATCCACAGGATCCGCAAGCACGGGTCAACCTCGCTTTAGCGATGCTGGAAACAGACACCAAGGGTGTGCGTCAGCACATCGACATTGCCCTGCGGGTGATCACGGTGTCGGCAGAGCTGCGCCAAGACCTACGCGAAAGTCTGGCGGATGGTCAGAAGCGTAAACCCAACTGGCCTAGCCTCGATCGCGTCCAGCACTGGCTCTTCCCCATCTAG
- a CDS encoding HesB/IscA family protein, whose amino-acid sequence MTQTTAAPQKGILISETALAQLQAMQAQQGTDLLLRVGVRQGGCSGMSYTMDFITPEGIHEKDEVYDYDGFRVVCDPKSLLYIYGMTLDYSTALIGGGFKFTNPNAAQTCGCGSSFSA is encoded by the coding sequence ATGACGCAAACAACGGCTGCCCCTCAGAAAGGCATTTTGATCAGTGAAACTGCCTTGGCACAGTTGCAAGCCATGCAAGCCCAGCAGGGTACCGATTTACTGCTGCGGGTAGGCGTGCGTCAGGGTGGTTGCTCGGGCATGTCCTACACCATGGACTTCATCACGCCTGAAGGGATCCACGAGAAAGATGAAGTCTATGACTACGACGGTTTCCGCGTCGTCTGCGATCCTAAAAGCCTTCTCTATATCTACGGCATGACCTTGGATTACAGCACCGCTTTGATTGGTGGTGGCTTCAAGTTCACTAACCCCAATGCGGCTCAGACCTGCGGCTGCGGTAGCTCCTTCTCGGCTTAG
- the acnB gene encoding bifunctional aconitate hydratase 2/2-methylisocitrate dehydratase, with protein MLEAYRQAAAEREALGVPPLPLDADQTAALCELLQAPPVGEEATLLHLLRDRVPPGVDQAAYVKATFLSAIAHGETTSPLIMPVEAVELLGTMIGGYNVAALIDLLKSADVAIATAAVAALSKTLLVYDAYNDVVALAETNAYAQQVLESWAKAEWFTSKPTLPEAITVTIFKVPGETNTDDLSPATHATTRPDIPLHAQAMLETRLPGSLETIPVLKEKGYPLAYVGDVVGTGSSRKSAINSVLWHIGEDIPFVPNKRSGGIILGGKIAPIFFNTAEDSGALPIECDVSALDTGMVVTIYPYEGVIKDEAGTVLSTFSLKPDTILDEVRAGGRIPLLIGRSLTDKVRSQLGLPVSDVFVRPQPPADTGKGFTLAQKMVGRACGLPGVRPGTSCEPIMTTVGSQDTTGPMTRDEMKELACLGFSADLVMQSFCHTAAYPKPVDIKTHKTLPDFIAQRGGVALKPGDGIIHSWLNRMLLPDTVGTGGDSHTRFPLGISFPAGSGLVAFAAAIGAMPLDMPESVLVRFTGSLQPGITLRDVVNAIPYQAIQQGLLTVSKENKVNVFSGRIMEIEGLPDLKLEQAFELTDATAERSCAGSTIKLSEDTVAEYLRSNVALMKNMIARGYEDSRTLARRIRQMEDWLANPQLLSADEDAEYAAVIEINLDELTEPILACPNDPDNVKKLSEVAGDPIHEIFIGSCMTNIGHYRAAAKVLEGEGQVGGRLWICPPTRMDEDRLKEEGYYSTFAAAGARLEVPGCSLCMGNQARVADNTTVFSTSTRNFNNRMGKGAQVYLGSAELAAVCALLGRIPTLEEYLKVAAEKINPFAADLYQYLNFDQLEGFAEEGRVKSTEEVDRILTTV; from the coding sequence ATGTTGGAAGCCTACCGCCAAGCCGCCGCTGAGCGCGAAGCCTTGGGGGTTCCGCCGCTGCCGCTGGATGCGGACCAAACAGCAGCCCTGTGTGAGCTCTTGCAAGCCCCGCCTGTGGGTGAGGAAGCGACGCTACTCCATCTGTTGCGCGATCGCGTGCCCCCAGGGGTTGACCAGGCTGCCTACGTCAAAGCAACCTTTCTCAGTGCGATCGCCCACGGTGAAACCACCAGTCCGCTGATCATGCCGGTCGAGGCAGTTGAACTGCTGGGCACGATGATCGGCGGTTACAACGTCGCCGCGCTGATTGATCTACTTAAGAGTGCAGATGTGGCGATCGCTACGGCCGCCGTTGCCGCTCTCAGCAAAACCCTGCTGGTTTACGACGCTTATAACGACGTTGTCGCACTGGCTGAAACCAATGCCTACGCCCAACAAGTCCTAGAGTCTTGGGCAAAGGCCGAGTGGTTCACCAGCAAACCCACTCTGCCGGAAGCGATCACCGTCACGATCTTCAAAGTGCCGGGCGAAACCAACACCGACGATCTCTCGCCGGCCACTCACGCCACCACCCGCCCTGACATTCCGCTCCATGCCCAAGCGATGCTGGAAACGCGGCTGCCCGGTTCCCTCGAAACCATTCCGGTGCTGAAAGAGAAAGGGTATCCTCTCGCCTACGTTGGCGATGTGGTCGGCACCGGCTCTTCGCGGAAATCCGCGATTAACTCGGTTCTCTGGCACATCGGCGAAGACATCCCCTTCGTGCCCAACAAGCGCAGCGGTGGCATTATCCTCGGCGGCAAAATCGCCCCGATCTTCTTCAACACCGCCGAAGACTCGGGCGCACTGCCAATCGAATGCGATGTCAGCGCCCTCGACACTGGCATGGTCGTTACTATTTATCCCTACGAAGGCGTCATTAAAGATGAGGCAGGCACTGTCCTCTCAACCTTTAGCCTCAAGCCCGACACAATTCTGGATGAAGTGCGGGCGGGTGGCCGGATTCCCCTGCTGATCGGGCGATCGCTCACGGATAAAGTGCGATCGCAGCTCGGTCTACCCGTCAGCGACGTTTTTGTGCGTCCGCAACCGCCCGCGGATACCGGCAAAGGCTTCACGCTGGCGCAAAAAATGGTCGGTCGCGCCTGCGGTCTTCCCGGCGTGCGTCCCGGCACGAGTTGTGAACCAATCATGACCACTGTTGGTAGCCAAGACACCACGGGGCCGATGACACGAGACGAGATGAAGGAGCTAGCTTGCCTCGGCTTCAGCGCCGACTTGGTAATGCAGAGCTTCTGTCACACAGCCGCCTATCCCAAGCCTGTTGACATCAAAACCCACAAAACCCTGCCGGACTTCATTGCCCAGCGTGGGGGGGTCGCCCTCAAACCGGGGGATGGCATCATTCACAGCTGGCTCAATCGCATGCTACTGCCCGACACCGTCGGCACCGGCGGCGATAGCCATACCCGCTTCCCGCTAGGGATTTCCTTCCCGGCTGGTTCCGGTCTGGTAGCGTTTGCAGCTGCGATCGGGGCGATGCCACTGGATATGCCAGAATCCGTGCTCGTGCGCTTCACGGGTTCACTGCAACCCGGCATCACGCTGCGGGATGTGGTCAATGCCATTCCTTATCAAGCAATCCAGCAAGGGCTGCTGACTGTCTCTAAAGAAAATAAAGTCAACGTCTTCTCCGGCCGGATCATGGAGATTGAGGGACTCCCAGATCTGAAGCTCGAGCAAGCTTTCGAGCTAACCGATGCCACAGCGGAGCGTTCCTGCGCTGGCAGCACGATCAAACTCAGCGAGGATACTGTCGCCGAATACCTGCGATCGAATGTGGCGCTGATGAAGAACATGATCGCCCGCGGCTACGAAGACAGCCGCACCTTGGCACGTCGCATCCGTCAGATGGAAGATTGGCTGGCCAATCCACAGCTGCTCTCGGCCGATGAAGACGCCGAATATGCAGCCGTGATCGAGATCAATCTCGATGAGTTGACTGAGCCGATTCTGGCTTGCCCGAACGATCCGGATAACGTCAAAAAGTTGTCAGAAGTGGCTGGCGATCCCATCCACGAAATCTTCATTGGCTCCTGTATGACCAACATTGGCCACTATCGCGCTGCGGCCAAAGTGCTGGAAGGTGAAGGCCAAGTGGGCGGTCGCCTCTGGATTTGCCCACCGACCCGGATGGATGAAGACCGGCTCAAGGAAGAAGGCTACTACAGCACCTTCGCAGCGGCTGGTGCTCGCTTGGAAGTGCCGGGTTGTTCGCTCTGCATGGGTAACCAAGCTCGTGTTGCCGATAACACCACGGTCTTCTCGACCAGCACCCGCAACTTCAACAACCGTATGGGCAAGGGTGCTCAGGTCTATTTAGGATCGGCGGAATTGGCGGCAGTCTGTGCACTCTTGGGCCGCATTCCCACACTCGAGGAGTACTTGAAGGTGGCAGCTGAGAAGATTAATCCCTTTGCAGCTGATCTGTATCAGTACCTCAACTTCGACCAACTAGAAGGTTTTGCTGAGGAAGGTCGCGTTAAATCGACTGAAGAAGTCGATCGCATTTTGACCACTGTGTAG
- a CDS encoding calcium-binding protein, with translation MAFHSRIGSTSQVKSSLKLLKSLEPVNTSNLSAPTPTPAPTPAITTYGSAGNDNLLGGFSADIIYGGDGNDVLSGGTTYSMASYFNGQYINDLSGDTLYGEAGNDLLLGGLGRDYLYGGVGDDTLEGYGFKPQLSQVAVDDTFPFEIEGNFLDGGEGNDVLLGSMGNDTLIGGTGDDVLNGRGGRDLITGGLGSDQFVINVESYRDSATFPNTFATILDFSAEDTLRVDRPVILQLGSASAVSINQVNLYTTSDSGSLDLIASIQSTAFASVSDLATAVMNDLLGL, from the coding sequence ATGGCCTTCCACTCTCGCATCGGCTCCACCAGCCAAGTCAAATCCAGCCTCAAGCTGCTAAAAAGTCTGGAGCCGGTCAACACCTCAAATCTCTCTGCTCCAACACCTACCCCTGCTCCAACACCAGCTATCACGACCTATGGATCTGCAGGCAATGACAATCTTTTAGGTGGTTTTTCTGCAGACATCATCTATGGCGGTGATGGCAACGATGTCCTCTCGGGCGGCACGACCTATTCGATGGCAAGCTACTTCAACGGCCAATATATTAATGATCTCTCTGGCGATACACTCTACGGCGAAGCTGGCAATGATCTCCTCCTAGGTGGACTTGGTCGTGACTATCTCTACGGTGGCGTGGGTGATGACACATTAGAAGGTTACGGCTTCAAACCTCAGCTTTCTCAAGTGGCCGTGGATGATACATTTCCCTTTGAAATTGAGGGTAATTTTCTGGATGGTGGAGAAGGAAATGATGTGCTTCTTGGGTCGATGGGAAACGATACCTTGATAGGTGGAACCGGTGATGACGTTTTAAATGGCCGAGGTGGACGTGACCTGATCACGGGTGGGCTAGGTTCTGACCAGTTTGTTATTAATGTAGAGAGCTACCGCGACAGCGCTACTTTTCCCAACACCTTTGCCACGATTCTGGACTTTAGTGCAGAGGATACTCTTCGCGTCGATCGCCCTGTGATCTTGCAATTAGGATCCGCTAGCGCAGTCAGCATCAATCAAGTCAATCTCTACACAACGTCTGACTCTGGCAGTCTGGATTTGATCGCCAGCATTCAAAGTACTGCCTTTGCTTCAGTCAGTGATTTGGCGACAGCCGTGATGAATGACTTGCTAGGGCTTTAG